In Candidatus Roseilinea sp., one DNA window encodes the following:
- a CDS encoding MBL fold hydrolase yields the protein MRITFWGAAQTVTGSQHLIEVASDKILLECGLFQGRRAESYAINQKLPYEARAVDAMLLSHAHIDHSGNIPNLTKRGFRGDIICTHATRDLCAAMLRDSGAIQEEDILYLNRHRKSPQPLEPIYTVADAERSLRQFVSYDYDRWIPITQRARAMFGDAGHMLGSAWVLLELTEGTRTVRLCFSGDLGRRGLPILRDPVPMPEADYLILESTYGDRLHPPVNEATPDLQRAIGDAVARRGKVVIPAFAVGRTQEIVYRLNDLVNRGELPNVPVFVDSPLAVNVTEAFRTHPECYDDETRRMLMEDGDGSVFGFKRLTYIRRVEDSKALNDLDGPAVIISASGMAENGRVLHHLRHTIEDPKNMILFVSFQAQDTLGRRILDGQRYVKILGDEFTVRAEVRRIEAFSGHADRRELLDWVRPQARRLRGVFLVHGEIEPMRALAEGLADLEIEHVHLPRRGESFEL from the coding sequence ATGCGAATCACATTCTGGGGTGCCGCTCAAACTGTGACCGGCTCGCAGCACCTGATTGAGGTTGCAAGTGACAAAATTCTGCTCGAGTGTGGCCTCTTTCAGGGCAGGCGCGCCGAGTCGTACGCCATCAATCAGAAACTTCCCTACGAAGCGCGCGCCGTGGACGCCATGCTCCTCTCGCATGCACACATTGATCACTCCGGCAACATCCCCAACCTCACCAAGCGCGGCTTCCGTGGTGACATCATCTGCACACACGCGACGCGCGACTTGTGCGCGGCAATGCTGCGCGACTCCGGCGCGATTCAGGAAGAGGATATTCTTTACCTCAACCGGCATCGTAAATCGCCCCAGCCGCTGGAGCCGATCTACACCGTAGCTGACGCCGAACGATCGTTGCGCCAATTCGTCAGCTACGACTATGATCGCTGGATTCCGATCACTCAGCGTGCGCGGGCTATGTTCGGCGACGCCGGCCACATGCTTGGCTCGGCGTGGGTGCTGCTGGAGCTGACCGAGGGGACGCGCACGGTGCGCCTGTGTTTCAGCGGCGACCTAGGCCGGCGCGGCCTGCCCATCCTGCGCGATCCGGTGCCCATGCCCGAGGCGGATTACCTCATCCTGGAGAGCACCTATGGCGACCGCCTACACCCGCCGGTCAACGAGGCGACACCGGATTTGCAACGCGCGATCGGGGATGCCGTTGCCCGGCGCGGCAAAGTGGTGATTCCCGCATTTGCCGTTGGCCGCACCCAGGAGATCGTGTATCGCCTGAACGACCTGGTCAACCGCGGCGAGTTGCCCAATGTGCCGGTCTTCGTGGATAGCCCGCTCGCGGTGAACGTCACGGAAGCCTTCCGCACCCATCCAGAGTGCTATGACGACGAGACTCGGCGGATGCTCATGGAGGATGGCGATGGCAGCGTGTTCGGCTTCAAGCGGCTGACCTACATTCGGCGCGTCGAGGACTCCAAGGCGCTGAACGACCTGGACGGACCGGCCGTCATCATCAGCGCCTCCGGCATGGCCGAAAACGGGCGTGTGTTGCATCACCTGCGCCACACGATCGAAGACCCCAAGAACATGATTCTGTTCGTCAGCTTCCAGGCGCAGGATACGCTGGGCCGGCGCATCTTGGATGGCCAGCGCTATGTGAAGATCCTGGGCGACGAGTTCACCGTGCGCGCCGAGGTCCGGCGCATCGAGGCGTTCAGCGGACACGCCGATCGCCGTGAGCTGCTCGACTGGGTACGTCCGCAGGCGCGCCGGCTGCGTGGCGTCTTCCTGGTGCATGGCGAGATCGAGCCAATGCGGGCGTTGGCGGAGGGGCTGGCCGATCTGGAGATCGAGCATGTGCATTTGCCGCGCCGCGGCGAATCGTTCGAGCTGTGA
- the metG gene encoding methionine--tRNA ligase has protein sequence MENILVCVAWPYANGDLHVGHVAGAYLPADIFARYHRLKGNRVVMVSGSDAHGTPIVVRAEKEGKTPREVFEFYHGRFLETQRLLGISYDLFTHTDTENHHAISQQMFRRLLENEYLFKATQKQLYSETQKKFLPDRLVEGTCPICGYDKARGDQCDNCGNLLDGTQLINPRSRTHPDDKLTVRESEHYFFDLPALREPILAYLSDKDSYWRSTVLEFSRRYAEEMEPRAFTRDLTWGIPIPVEGAEGKCIYVWYEALLGYLSATVEWARVSGQPDAWQEFWYQPDRVRIYNFIGKDNILFHTVLWQAVLIGMGRLGEPWDGLGATTLSRSDNPKFNLPYDVPANQYLNLGGQKFSKSLGVSLDAIDLAQKYGADPLRFYLTLIMPETKDSDWSWTDFAQRNNSELLAKWGNLIQRTLSQIWRNFEGRIPQPGELTEADRALIAKVEAGFDSVGEKLNAVKLRDALNEVLDLATATNQYLDFEAPWKTIKTDKARAGTQLYVAARVIDSLTVLFAPFTPGLSERARSQLGYADPLFGEQYTETLHERTRSHDVLRYDARRAKGEWKPSQLPPGQPLGGEPRGLVSKIELGSEG, from the coding sequence ATGGAAAATATTCTCGTTTGTGTCGCCTGGCCCTACGCCAACGGCGACTTACACGTAGGACATGTGGCCGGCGCATATTTGCCTGCCGATATCTTTGCGCGCTACCACCGCCTGAAGGGCAACCGGGTCGTCATGGTCAGCGGCAGCGATGCGCACGGCACGCCGATCGTCGTGCGCGCCGAAAAGGAGGGCAAGACGCCGCGCGAGGTGTTCGAGTTCTATCACGGCCGCTTCCTGGAGACGCAGCGATTGCTCGGCATTTCGTACGACCTGTTCACCCACACCGACACGGAGAATCATCACGCGATCAGCCAGCAGATGTTCCGCCGGCTGCTGGAGAACGAATACCTGTTCAAGGCCACCCAGAAGCAACTCTACTCGGAGACGCAGAAGAAGTTCCTGCCCGACCGGTTGGTAGAAGGCACATGCCCAATCTGCGGCTACGACAAAGCGCGCGGCGACCAATGCGACAACTGCGGCAACCTGCTCGATGGCACTCAGCTCATCAATCCGCGCAGCCGCACGCACCCAGACGACAAGCTGACGGTCCGGGAAAGTGAGCACTACTTCTTCGACCTGCCGGCGCTGCGCGAACCGATTTTGGCCTATCTCTCCGACAAGGACAGTTATTGGCGATCCACGGTGCTGGAGTTCTCGCGGCGCTATGCCGAAGAGATGGAGCCGCGCGCGTTCACGCGCGACCTGACGTGGGGCATCCCCATCCCTGTCGAGGGCGCGGAGGGCAAGTGCATCTACGTGTGGTATGAGGCGCTGCTCGGCTACCTGTCGGCTACGGTCGAGTGGGCCCGGGTCTCCGGCCAGCCGGATGCCTGGCAGGAGTTTTGGTATCAGCCGGATCGCGTCCGCATCTACAACTTCATCGGCAAGGACAACATCCTGTTCCACACCGTGCTGTGGCAGGCGGTCTTGATCGGCATGGGGCGACTTGGCGAGCCGTGGGATGGCCTCGGCGCCACGACTCTGTCACGCAGCGATAACCCGAAGTTCAATCTGCCCTACGACGTGCCGGCCAACCAGTATCTCAATCTAGGTGGGCAGAAGTTCAGCAAGAGCCTGGGCGTCTCGCTCGACGCAATTGACCTGGCGCAGAAGTACGGTGCCGATCCCCTGCGCTTCTACCTCACGCTGATCATGCCTGAAACTAAGGACAGTGACTGGAGTTGGACCGACTTTGCCCAGCGCAACAATAGCGAATTGCTGGCCAAGTGGGGCAACTTGATCCAGCGCACGCTCTCGCAGATCTGGCGGAACTTCGAAGGTCGAATTCCGCAGCCTGGTGAGTTGACCGAGGCCGACCGGGCGTTAATCGCAAAAGTCGAAGCGGGCTTCGACTCGGTCGGTGAGAAACTCAATGCAGTCAAGCTGCGCGATGCGCTGAACGAGGTGCTCGACCTAGCGACGGCCACGAACCAATACCTGGACTTTGAAGCGCCGTGGAAGACGATCAAGACCGACAAGGCCCGCGCCGGCACGCAGCTCTACGTCGCAGCACGGGTGATCGACTCGCTGACTGTGCTGTTCGCGCCGTTCACGCCGGGCTTGTCGGAGCGAGCGCGGTCGCAACTGGGCTATGCCGACCCACTGTTCGGCGAACAATACACCGAGACGCTGCATGAGCGCACGCGCAGCCACGATGTGCTGCGCTACGATGCCCGCCGGGCGAAAGGCGAATGGAAGCCGAGCCAACTGCCGCCTGGGCAACCACTGGGCGGTGAACCGAGAGGCCTGGTGAGCAAGATCGAGTTAGGGAGTGAGGGGTAG
- a CDS encoding undecaprenyl-phosphate glucose phosphotransferase yields MHTTTIFTAKSRPSFLRQHYQTIITLSLLAVDVFSIAISFFIAYRLRLLIPLPEPARSVPGFTQFLPLLALQIVAIVGAFFFGKMYHRRRTRYSTDDLTTIFSAVSIGTLISIALVSLTFRGDSAIADFPRVMVIYAWLLTIVMVVLGRNVQARIQRALQMRGIGRTRVVVVGAGEPAATVLQRITQNPRLGYDVVGLVPYDGQKPWYDVRLLGSLDDLSRLVSREAVDEVIIALPEASSEDLLNVISKCDRSTISIKVLPDQFQIMAGQLSIGELSGLPLLNLRDVALRGWKLSLKRAVDLIGSAFGLVLLSPLMLLIAILIKLDSPGPAFYAQERMGLDGKRFHLLKFRSMRVDAEQSGPGWTRRDDPRKTRLGAFLRRTNLDELPQLINVLLGDMSLVGPRPERPVYVEEFRKRIPRYMERHREKAGMTGWAQVNGLRGDTSIEERTKYDLWYVENWSVWLDIKIILMTIWQTITGEHENAY; encoded by the coding sequence ATGCACACCACCACGATCTTCACGGCCAAATCGCGCCCTAGCTTTCTCCGGCAGCACTATCAAACCATCATTACGCTGTCGCTGCTGGCCGTAGACGTGTTCAGCATCGCGATTAGCTTCTTCATTGCCTACCGTCTGCGCCTGCTGATTCCGCTGCCCGAGCCGGCGCGCAGCGTGCCGGGCTTCACCCAATTTCTGCCTCTGCTCGCCCTGCAAATCGTCGCCATCGTCGGCGCCTTCTTCTTCGGCAAGATGTATCACCGGCGCCGCACACGCTATAGCACCGACGACCTGACCACCATCTTCTCGGCCGTCTCCATCGGCACGCTGATCAGCATTGCGCTGGTCTCGCTCACATTCAGGGGCGACTCTGCAATCGCCGACTTCCCGCGCGTGATGGTGATCTATGCCTGGTTGCTGACCATCGTCATGGTCGTGCTGGGGCGAAACGTGCAGGCGCGCATCCAGCGCGCGTTGCAAATGCGCGGCATCGGCCGGACGCGCGTGGTGGTAGTGGGGGCCGGCGAGCCGGCGGCTACGGTGCTACAACGCATCACGCAGAATCCGCGGCTGGGCTACGACGTCGTTGGCCTGGTGCCGTATGACGGTCAGAAGCCCTGGTACGACGTGCGCTTACTTGGCTCGCTGGATGATCTCTCGCGTCTGGTCTCACGCGAAGCCGTGGACGAAGTGATCATCGCCCTTCCAGAGGCCAGCAGCGAGGACTTGCTCAACGTGATCTCCAAGTGCGACCGCAGCACGATCAGCATCAAGGTGCTGCCGGATCAGTTCCAGATCATGGCCGGCCAGTTGAGCATCGGCGAGTTGAGCGGTCTACCGCTGCTGAACCTGCGCGACGTGGCGCTGCGCGGTTGGAAGCTGTCGCTCAAACGCGCGGTGGATTTGATCGGCAGTGCGTTCGGTCTGGTGCTGCTATCGCCGTTGATGCTCTTGATCGCCATCCTCATCAAGCTCGATTCGCCCGGCCCGGCGTTCTATGCGCAGGAGCGCATGGGACTGGACGGTAAGCGCTTTCACTTGCTCAAGTTTCGCAGCATGCGCGTTGACGCCGAGCAGAGTGGCCCCGGCTGGACGCGGCGCGATGACCCGCGCAAGACACGCCTGGGGGCCTTCCTGCGACGGACGAACCTCGACGAATTGCCGCAGCTCATCAACGTGTTGCTGGGCGACATGAGCCTGGTCGGCCCGCGGCCCGAGCGGCCGGTATACGTCGAGGAGTTCCGCAAGCGCATCCCGCGCTACATGGAGCGCCACCGGGAGAAAGCCGGCATGACCGGCTGGGCGCAGGTGAACGGCCTGCGCGGCGACACTTCGATCGAGGAGCGCACAAAATACGACCTGTGGTATGTCGAGAACTGGTCGGTCTGGCTCGATATCAAGATCATCTTGATGACGATCTGGCAGACGATCACCGGCGAGCACGAGAATGCGTATTGA